The genomic stretch ACCCCCGGGGATCCCTGAATACCCCTCCCTGAGCGTGTCACAATTGTTATCCCTGAAATGAATCAGGGCGCATACTGAACCCCTGATTCAGTATCGTCTCAGGACCGATATAAAACTCGACAGGGGAGCCAAGCTCTCCGGCCAAAGGCCGGGGCTTCCGGCAAGGTGCATTGCAAGCAGGGAAATACTGCGGGACTTGCTCGTAGACAGCTGTTTTAAGGTCTGAAAAAACGGGGAAGGATAAGGCGGGGTTTGATACCCCGCCTTAATTCTCTTAACAGGAACCTTTACACTTACAGGTAGTGGCAAAAGTCCTCTGAACCTTTCTTATCTTCATCTGTGCACCTCCCTTTCGTAGGGTCTCCCTGCTTCATGCAGGGGGTTACTAAGATTAAGCAGGGTCTGTGTATAAAGTCGAGCAGTTGTCGTTTTTTTCGTCATTCCCCGAAAGCGTTCGGGGAATCGTTCAAAGCGCAGAGCGCATAGGGCATAGCGGTCGTTTATCCGTCATTCCGGCTTGTCCGGAATCGTTCTTTAAGAAGGATTCCCGTCCCGAATGCGTTCGGGATTGCGGGAATGACTAATGACCGTTATTTATACACATACACTAAAATTATACCATATGAAGTACATTTATAAAGCTCGTGTCACGTCACGGATCCGTTGAGAGTCAGTCTTTCTTTTCGTTTTTCCAAACCGTCCGGGAGCCGGGACTCTCTATCCTGTGTATCTTCATGAAGTTAGTCTTCCCGCGGTCATGCAGCGGAGAGCTTGCAATAAGTATTATGGTACTTCCTATTCTTGCTACTTTCCTGTTAATCAGGGTCTTTTCTACCTCAAAGACCATCTCATCCGTGTGGGTAAGGGGCCTCATCTGAAGCGGTCTTACACCCCAGTAAAGGGAGAGCCGTCTCATAACAGCCTCATCAGGTGTAAAGGCAATGACCGGCACCGAGGGTCTGCACTTTGAGACAAGCAGCGCAGTAAACCCGGAACGTGTAAAGGCGACTATACACCTTGCACGAACATCAGCGGCTGCACTGACGGCAGCATCCGCCACGGCAAGGCTCAGTCTTTCATCCCTGTCCAGCTTGAGGGAAAACGAGGAAGAGTCCCCATGAATAAGAACCGCACTTCTTTCCGTGTACTCGATGATCCTCTTCATCATCCTCACACTCTCAACAGGATATCTTCCCGTGGCTGTTTCAGCAGAGAGCATCAGGGCATCGGTGCCGTCGATCACGGCATTGGCCACATCTGTTGCCTCTGCCCTTGTAGGCCTCAGGTGCTCACGCATGGACTCCAGCATCTGAGTAGCCGTAATCACCAGTTTTCCCCGTTCATTGGCCCTGCGGATAAGGTCTTTCTGGATGAGCGGGACCTCCTCTGGGGGGACCTCCACACCGAGGTCGCCACGTGCCACCATAATCCCGTCCGCCACATCGAGGATGGAATCTATCTGTATAAGCGCCTCGGGCTTCTCTATCTTTGCGATAACAGGGATATTTACTCCCCGTTGACTCAGCCACTCCTTGACCTTTCTGATATCGGAGGCCTTTATAACAAATGAGAGTGCGACATAATCCACTCCCATCTCGATGCCAAAAGCGAGGTCATCCTGATCCTTGTCCGTAAATGGACTGAGTGATATCCTGGAGTCCGGGAGGTTTACACCCTTGTGATTGGTCAGCAGCCCGTCCTCCTTCACACTTGCTACCACGGCACCTCGCTTCTTTCCCGTAACCACAAGCTCTATCAG from bacterium BMS3Abin08 encodes the following:
- the pyk gene encoding pyruvate kinase, coding for MARTKIVCTIGPSTSSDRMISSMIKAGMDVARLNFSHGNHEEHRQYTDAIRRWSHKLQKPVAVLQDLQGIKIRIGNVEGGTVKLRKGQTILLKPGDDVTTSKTIFISYPALHKDLRKGHRVLLDDGLIELVVTGKKRGAVVASVKEDGLLTNHKGVNLPDSRISLSPFTDKDQDDLAFGIEMGVDYVALSFVIKASDIRKVKEWLSQRGVNIPVIAKIEKPEALIQIDSILDVADGIMVARGDLGVEVPPEEVPLIQKDLIRRANERGKLVITATQMLESMREHLRPTRAEATDVANAVIDGTDALMLSAETATGRYPVESVRMMKRIIEYTERSAVLIHGDSSSFSLKLDRDERLSLAVADAAVSAAADVRARCIVAFTRSGFTALLVSKCRPSVPVIAFTPDEAVMRRLSLYWGVRPLQMRPLTHTDEMVFEVEKTLINRKVARIGSTIILIASSPLHDRGKTNFMKIHRIESPGSRTVWKNEKKD